The sequence CCATTGTttgtctttacacacacacacacacacacacacacacacacacacacacacacacacacatacacacacactcgagtttttttgttgttgttttttttgcttcCATTTGAAACTCTTAaaactatttcttttttttctctttctttctttttcttgtgtgtgtgtgtgtgtgtgtgtgtgtgtgtgtgtgtgtgtgtgtgtgtgtgtacgcttttttttcctcttcttccacgcctctctctctatctctatctctctttctctgtttctttcttactctctatctctctatctttaatctctcttttttttctctcacttaaactctctctgtctctctctctctctctctctctctctctctctctctctctctctctctctctctctctctctctctctctctctctctctctctctctctctctctctctctctctctctctctctctctctctctctctctctctctctcttcttatctatctatctacctccctctcactctctctctctctctctctcccacacaggtATCATAAGAACTCAGCGCAGTGTCTCCGGCGGGCGCCTCAACACGGGGTCACCTCTGTACCTCGAGAAGGCCAGCCCCGCACCGGTCCCCTCCGCGCCGCTCAAGGGGAAATCCCTCTCACGACAATCCCTCATCGACGTGTTCAGTTCGCGTATCAGCATCGGAAGCCGGAAGCGGTTTTCTCGAGACTCGTTCAGTGCGTCGTATGTCAACCGGACTCAGGTGGCGTCCGAACTTGATGTCAGTAAGAAAACCCGGGAAGCCAGGCGGAAAAAGATCAAGAACTTCAAGGTCGACAAGTGGGAATCGAGCACCAGCAGCAGTGACCGTCGGCAAGGCTGCAGATGGACCTTCGTTTTTGACCCAGCTGGTCGGCTTTGTTACTACTGGTCGTTGATCGTGTCGCTAGCGTTCCTGTACAATCTCTGGGTCATGGTGTATCGGTTTGCCTTCCAGGAGATCACCGGGGAGTCCATCCTGGTCTGGTTCGCCCTGGACTATTTCGCGGACCTGATCTACGTGGTGGATATCCTGTTCCACTTCAGGACGGGGTATCTTGAGGATGGAGTGCTTCAGACGGACTCGAGAAAGCTCAGACAACACTATATGAATTCGACGACTTTTTACGTGGATTGCTTGTGTTTACTGCCGCTGGATATCCTATACTTGTCCATCGGCTTCAAGTCCATCCTTCGGTGCTTTCGCCTAGTCAAAATCTATAAGTATTGGCATTTTCTAGACCGCACGGAGCGCCACACAAACTCCCCAAATCTCTTCCGATCCGTGTCGCTAATCCACTATCTCCTCGTTATCTTTCACTGGAACGCGTGTCTTTTCCATATCATCGCGCGGAACGACGGATTCACGTTCAGACCGCACTTTCTCAGCACGAACGGGGCGGACGGGGTCGTTCTTGAGTATCTACGGGTCTTCTATTGGTGTACCTTGTCGCTAACCACAATAGGAGGGTCCCCGCTTCACGACGCGACCCCAGCTGCCCCGCCGCCCTTGCACCATTCCCCAGGGACGCCCCCCACTGTCACATCACCCCAGGACAGTCACAATGGAACTCAGGATGCCccgaccgccgccgccgccgctgctgctctgAATTCAAGAACCAAGACGGACTATCTGTATAATATTGCGCAGTTGATGTTCGGTCTTCTGCTATTCGCGACGGTCCTGGGACACATCGCGAACATCGTAACGAATGTCTCAGCTGCGAGGAAGGAGTTTCAAGGTTAGTGAAGATGttggaagggatagaaaggaagggaagggaggttagggatatagaggaagggaaggaaggttagggaagggaagggaagggatagaaaggaagggaagggaggttagggatatagaggaagggaaggaaggttagggaagggaagggaagggaagtagagaggaagaggaggaggaaaaggaggaggaggagatgggatatgtgtgttcttcctcctcttcctcctcctcctcttcttcctactactactactgctactactactactactactactactactactactactactactactactactactactacttctactactacttctacaactatcaGTCaactcttctgttttctctcctggGAAATTATagcactttcccttcctcctcctcctcctcctcctcctcttcctcctcctcctcctcctcctcctcccttaatgcCTAAAAactgtttgtgcgtttgtttgtttgcttagtCAACTTCtatgggggaaagagagagagagagagagagagagaggtcactgactcactccctatctctctctctctctctctctctctctctctctctctctctctctctctctctctctctctctctctctctctctctctctctctctctctctctctctctctctctctctctctctctctctctctctctctctctctctctctctctctctctctctctcgtccattttCTGacccaattagagagagagaaagaagaagaaagaaacctctctctctctctctctctctctctctctctctctctctctctctctctctctctctctctctctctctctctctctctctctctctctctctctctctcccttcccttcccttccttccttccttcccttccttccttccttccttccttcctttcctttcccttcctttcccttcccttcccaaccttaccccaaacccacccaccctctctccaaaccccccacccccccgctcTCTAActaacccccccctcccttctgccACCTCCTCCTGCAGCCAAATTGGACGGTGTTAAGACTTACATGAGGATGCGAAGAGTTCCCGCCCATCTCCAAGCCAAAGTGATTAAGTGGTTTGACTACTTATGGCTAACGCAGAAGTGTTCGGACGAGGAGAGGGCCGTCAGCTGTTTGCCcggtgagtgaggaagaggaggaggaggaggaggaggaggaggaggaggggtagagagagagagagagagacagagagattgtgtgagagatgatttgtgtgtgtgtgtgtgtgtgtgtgtgtgtgtgtgtgtgtgtgtgtgtgtgtgtgagagagagagagagagagagagagagagagagagtatagattTTTTGACGCTTAGAAtgtagaaagaatggaaggaaggaagaggaggaggaggaggaggaggagcaggaggaggaggattaaattaggagagagagagagagagagagagagagagagagagagagagagagagagagagaaaaatggagaggtaaaatactgtgtgtgtgtgtgtgtgtgtgtgtgtgtgtgtgtgtgtgtgtgtgtgtgtgtgtgtgtgtgtttgtgtgtgcgtttgtgtgtagtCATGACAACAATGGAATTCTCTTTTAaatgtaacctcctcctcctcctcctcctcctcctcctcttcctcctcctcctcctcctcccctcctcttcttcctcttcttctttttcatttgtcTTCTTCCTAATCTTGCGCTACCttcaaaatcctcctcctcttcttcctcctcctcctcctcctcctcttcttcctcctcctcctcctcttcctcctcctcctcctcctgttcctcttccttttcctcctcttcaaacaattactcttctctctttctctcctccttctcctcctcctcctcctcctcctcctccttctcttccttttcctcctcttcaaacaattactcttctctctttctctcctcctcctcctcctcctcctcctcctccttctcttcaaacAAAcactcctccatccttttctcctcctcctccttcctttccattcccttacaCAACAACGAAACCCATAcccccatacctcctcctcctcctcctcctcctcctcctcctcctcctcctcttcctacagatAAACTCAAGGCAGAGATGGCTATTCATGTTCATCTTGATACCTTGAAACGGGTTGAGATCTTCCAAAATACGGAGGCCGGATTTCTCTGCGAGCTGGTTCTACACCTTCGCCCTGTCCTCTTCTCTCCGGGGGACTACATCTgcaggaagggtaggaagaggaggaggaggaggaggaggaggaggaggaggaggaggggtagagagagagagagaaggggagggagggaggaattacGTGAGATatgatttgtgtttgtgtgtgtatgtgagacagagagagagagagagagagagagagagagagagagagagagagagagagagagagagagaggttagaaagaagaggaggaggaggagaggaggaggagggaatgataggagaagaggaaaaaggaggaggaggaggaggagcaagaggaggaggaggaggaggaggaggaggaggaggaggaggaggaggaggaggaggaagaggaggaggaggaggaggaggaagaggaggaagaggaggaggaggaggaggcgggaaatGCAAGTGTGAAAAGTTCAGTAATAATGtgacctttttttgtgtgtgtgtgtttgtgtgtgtgtgtgtgtgtgtgtgtgtgtgtgtgtgttcaccatcTGTGTGTACGTGTAGAGAGCTGTTTATCTTTCCTGTGTGCGTTTTCCTGACCCCATGTGTACGTTTTTTCTGACCCCTTGTGTACGTTTTTCTGACCCTCTATGTACGTATCAAACCACTTCAAACTcctcatgtacgtgtgtgtgtgtgtgtgtgtgtgtgtgcgtatctcTAACCCGCTGTGTACGTGTTCCTGACCCTCCGTGTACGTTTTTTCTGACCCGTGTGCGTGTCGGCAGGTGAGGTCGGCAAGGAAATGTATATTGTGAATCGGGGACGACTTCAGGTGGTCGCCGACAACGGGAAGACTATGTTGGCGACGCTGAAGGCTGGGTCGTACTTCGGGGAGATCTCCATTCTCAACATGGGCACGGcgggtgagtggaggaggaggaggagaaggagaagtaggaggaggaggtggaggaggaggagaaggaggagaaggaagaggaggtggaggaggtggaggaggaggagaaggaggaggaagaggaggaggaggagaaggaggaggaagaggaggaggaggaggaagattgagggtttttaagagagaaaggaagggaggaatgatttgagagagagatctagctatctatctatctatctatctatctagtgtcCAACTTCctatgtgtgagtgagagagaatgtgtgtgtgtgtgtgtgtgtgtgtgtgtgtgtgtgtgtgtgtgtgtgtgtgtgtgtgtgtgtgtgtgtgtgttaattatttTGATATACAACCGCTAattgctctatttttttctttctctctctctctctctctctctctctctctctctctctctctctctctctctctctctctctctctctctctctctctctctctctctctctctctctctctctctctctctctctctctctctctctctctctctctctctctctctctctctctctctctctctctctctcttccttcctaccttcccaatccttccaaacccttcccttcccttcccttccttccttcccttcccttcccttcccttccttccttccttctccttcccttccttccttcccttccaaaccttccttcccattccttcctttcccttcccttcccttcccttaccttcccttcccttcccttcccttcccttcccaacccttcccttcccttcccttcccttcccttcccaacccttcccttcctttcccttcccttcccaaccctaccAAACCCTTCCCAACCCTACCAAacccttcccaatccttcccttcccaacccttcccttcccttcccaaccctaccAAACCCTtcccaacccaatccaaccctTCCCAACCCTACCAAACCCCTCCCAATCCTTCCCAATTCTTCCCAATCccatcccaacctaacctaacctaacctaacccacccagGCAACAGAAGAACAGCATCCGTGAGATCGGTTGGCTACAGTGACCTCTTCGTGCTCTCCAAGAAGGAcatgtgggatgttttaaaggaATACCCCGCCGCCAGAGTGCGCCTTGAGGCCATCGCCGCCAAGAGACTGGAAAAGTACAAGAAGGCCCCGCTGGAGAAAGGTACGAGACTGGTTAATGGTGTGAAACGTTTGTGTTGGGTTTGTGTTCTGGGAGACGAGACTGGTTGCTGGTGTCAaacgtttgtgttgtgtttgtgttctgGGAGACGAGACTGGTTGTTGGTGTGAAacgtttgtgtgttttgtttcaaTAATTCAATCAATAATCTAAAATCAGTTATTTAATTTGAATGTGAATTTTAAAAGTATCAATAATTCAATCAATAATTTAAAAATCGAGTTATTTAATTTGAATGCGAATTTTTTAACAATATCAATAATTCAGTCAGTAATCTAAAAATCGAGTTATTTAATTTGAATGCGAATTTTTTAATAGTATCAATAATTCAATCAATAATCTAAAATCGATTTATTTAATTTGAATGCGAATTTTTTAATAGTATCAATAATTCAATTAATAATCTAAAATCGATTTATTTAATTTGAATGCGAATTTTTTAATAGTATCAATAATTCAATCAATAATCTAAAAGTCGAGTTATTTAATTTGAATGCGAATTTTTTAAAAGTATCAATAACTCAATCAATAATCTAAAAATCGAGTTATTTAATTTGAATGCGAATTTTTTTAAAGTATCAATAACTCAATCAATAATCTAAAAATCGAGTTATTTAATTTGAATGCGAATTTtttaataatatcaataattcaATCAATAATCTAAAAATCGAGTTATTTAATTTGAATGCGAATTTTTTAATAGTATCAATAATTAAATCAATAATCTAAAAATCGAGTTATTTAATTTGAATGCGAATTTTTTAATAGTATCAATAATTCAATCAATAATCTAAAAATCGAGTTATTTCATTTGAATGCGAATTTTTTAATAGTATCAATAATTCAATCAATAATCTAAAAATCGAGTTATTTCATTTGAATGCGAATTTTTTAAAAGTATCAATAATTCAATCAGTAATCTAAAAATCGAGTTATTTAATTTGAATGCGAATTTTTTAATAGTATCAATAACTCAATCAATAATCTAAAATCGAGTTATTTAATTTGAATGCGAATTTTTTAATAGTATCAATAATTCAATCAATAATCTAAAATCGAGTTATTTCATTTGAATGCGAATTTTTTAATAGTATCAATAATTCAATCAATAATCTAAAAATCGAGTTATTTCATTTGAATGCGAATTTTTTAAAAGTATCAATAACTCAATCAATAATCTAAAAATCGAGTTATTTAATTTGAATGCGAATTTTTTAACAGTATCAATAATTCAATCAATAATCTAAAAATCGAGTTATTTCATTTGAATGCGAATTTTTTAACAGTATCAATAATTCAATCAATAATCTAAAAATCGAGTTATTTCATTTGAATGccatattttttaaacatttcatTTTAACTTATGCCATGATATTTTTTTACTCGGATTTCAATAGATTTAGATAACACGATTTGAAGCACTCGAattaaatataaaacaaaaaccaTGATAGGCCTAGCTAGATATGTGTTAGTGTGCCTATTTTTTCTGGACTGTTTGTTTTGCTTTGggtgttgtagaagtagtagcagtaatagtagtagtagtagtagtagtagaagtagaagtagtcgtCGATaatgaaatgcaaaaaaaaaaatacaaaaaattaagaAACCAAATTGATATACtttttcacactcctcctcctcctcctcctcctcctcctcctcctccttctcctcctcctcctcctcttcctcctcctcctctttggcgAATTCCACGAGGAGGGACTGAAGAGGAGACGCCATTGATAGCTTTTAAGAAGAGAACAATAGGATACATGAAACTCTTAGAAGAAGATCCAATTCTCTTCAAAAGTATAAGTGAAatggtcgtggtagtagtagtagtagtagtagtggtagtggtagtggtagtagtagtagtagtagtagtagtagtagtagtagtagtagtagtagtagtagtagtagtagtagtagtaatagtagttgttgttgttgttgtcgctgttttgctgtttattattattattattattattattattattattattattattattattattattattattattatttttatcattattattattattattatttattttgcttgcttgtttgttggcatagacacacacacacacacacacacacacacacacacatatgacctgacctgacctcatctAATTCTCTATAATGatcatgataacaataataataataataataataataataataataataatttagtgtgtgtgtttcttcactAAAACGAATATTAACACAAataagaaatataataaaataaatataataaaatgacaataaagagaaataaaaaaatgcttaTAAAATAATATCTTGAATAACCGCGATACTTGAATAACCGTGAAACTTGAAAAACCGCGAAACTTGAATAACAGCGAAACTTAAATAACTGCATAACTTGAAAAAACGCGAAACTTAAATAACCGCTAAACTTAAATAACCGCGAAACTTGAATAACAGCGAAACTTAAATAACTCCATAACTTGAAAAAACGCGAAACTTAAATAACCGCGAAACTTAAATAACCTCAAAACTTGAATAACCGCCAAACTTGAATTACCACGAAACCTGAAAACCGCGAAACTTGAATAAACGCAAAACTTGAATAACCGCGAAACTTGAATAACCGCGAATCTTGAAACTGCGCATAATGTGAGATAGCTCtaatattttcccattttctctctctttattgatattactcattattatttttatctttgatGTTAATATTCGTTTTACTATAATGCTGTATGTACCCTTATGTGTGTATGTTTaagtatatacatacatacacacacacacgcacatcgaTGTATACccttgtatgtatgtgtatatgttgttttttttctctccctctttccctctctctctctctctctctctctctctctctctctctctctctctctctctctctctctctctctctctctctctctctctctctctctttccagatcaccctttcctccccttcccttccctccccttcctctcccttcccttcctcctccccttccctccaccccccctcctcctcttcctcctcctaccctctcaatcaccctcccttccccttcctcctttccttcccttccccacccctcccgcgccccttccctcccgcccattccctcctcccctcttccccctcccacccctgcctcctcctcctcccccaaccccccatttcccttctccccactcccccctaccccctcctttcacctgacccctccctcccccacaagctccgcctcctcctcctccccttcctcttcccatcctcctcctcctcctcctccttcttccttcatttactccccccctcttcttcttcctcccccatcctcctcctcatcctcccaaccacctcctcacccctccacctccttacaaccttctcctcctcttcccgtccccaTTCCGACCCCTTCCCCCCAGCCGCCCCGCTCCCCCGCGACTCCCCAGCCTCCCCCCGGCCCTCTCACTCCCCTTGGCCTTGTTCCAGCCGCCATGGGGAGAAGCAGCTCTACCCCGGGGCTTGTGGAGTCATCTGGGCGCGTCCCCCTTGAAGAAATGTGGTTACCCCCAATTTTTAAGCCCCCCCAGCACCCCCCCTGCACCCCAGCCTTCACCCCCAGCACCAGCCCGAGGTAAGatgggcagggaagggatggggagatagggaagggttgggaagggaagggaagggagggggaggactgggaagggttgggaagggaagggaagggaagggttgggatgggaagggaagggaagggaagggagggggaggactgggaagggttgggatgggaagggaagggaaggaagagagagagagagagagagagagagagagagagacgttgcatTGTCTTTTTAATTAGATTTTTCTgaactgcgtctctctctctctctctctctctctctctctctctctctctctctctctctctctctctctctctctgtgcattgTTGGTGGGTGGTAAGATAGTGGCGcccgcatgagagagagagagagagagagagagagagagagagttgcctaatgaaccccttttccctctttatatattatctccatttttttttctttttctgataatccgttttctttgttcacgggggcggtggctgagtggttagcgagtGGACCCTGGATCGAGCCCCCTCCCAATTACCTCTCCCCCATTCTACCTTAATTAGTCACCCTATATAAAAGAGGTTATTTCTTTGTTCACTCTTCTTCGTTCGCTTTAATGTTCTTCAAGTCTAACACGTTTTCTTTGAACAGaactccaaatcccttatgcgagagttaaccagcatcttcactctttcatccctatactgtccaaatcccttatgcgagagttaaccagcatcttcactctttcatccctatactgtccaaatcccttatgcgagagttaaccagcatcttcactctttcatccctatactgtccaaatcccttatgcgagagttaaccagcatcttcactctttcatccctatactgtccaaatcccttatgcaagagttaaccagcatcttcactctttcatccctatactgtccaaatcccttatgaaaGATTTAAcaagcatattcactctttcatccctataatgtccaaatcccttatgctagagttaaccagcatcttcactctttcatccctgtgctgtccaaatcccttatgcaagagttaaccagcatcttcactctttcatccctatactgtccaaatcccttatgcaagagttaaccagcatcttcactctttcatccctatactgtccaaatcccttatgcgagagttaaccagcagcttcactctttcatccctatactgtccaaatcccttatgcaagagttaaccagcatcttcactctttcatccctatactgtccaaatccctgatgcaagagttaaccagcatcttcactctttcatccctatactgtccaaatcccttatgcgagagttaaccagcagcttcactctttcatccctatactgtccaaaccccttatgcaagagttaaccagcatcttcactctttcatccctatactgtccaaatccctgatgcaagagttaaccagcatcttcactctttcatccctatactgtccaaatccctgatgcaagagttaaccagcatcttcactctttcatccctatactgtccaaatcccttatgcaagagttaaccagcatcttcactctttcatccctatactgtccaaatcccttatgcaagagttaaccagcatcttcactctttcatccctatactgtccaaatccctgatgcaagagttaaccagcatcttcactctttcatccctatactgtccaaatcccttatgcgagagttaaccagcatcttcactctttcatccctatactgtccaaagccctgatgcaagagttaaccagcatcttcactctttcatccctatactgtccaaatcccttatgcaagagttaaccagcatcttcactctttcatccctatactgtccaaatcccttatgctagagttaaccagcatcttcactctttcatccctatactgtccaaatcccttatgcgaaagttaactagcatctccactctttcatccctatactgtccaaatcccttatgagagagttaaccagcatcttcactctttcatccctatactgtccaaatcccttatgcgagagttaaccagcatcttcactttctcatccctatactgtccaaatcccttatgcgagagttaaccagcatcttcactctttcatccctatactgtccaaatcccttatgcaagagttaaccagcatcttcactctttcatccctatactgtccaaatcccttatgcaagagttaaccagcatcttcactctttcacccctatactgtccaaatcccttatgcgagagttaaccagcatcttcactctttcatccctatactgtccaaatcccttatgcgagagttaaccagcatcttcactctttcatccctatactgtccaaatcccttatgcaagagttaaccagcagcttcactctttcatccctatactgtccaaatccctgatgcaagagttaaccagcatcttcactctttgatccctatactgtccaaatccctgatgcaagagttaaccagcagcttcactctttcttcccattctccctctcgtTCTACCCTACTCTAAACTCCCTATAtccctcccatttcccttatTACCACCCAatttcattcccattctctcccatGCCTTCCGTCCAAACCCATTTTCTTTGTACAAACTCCCATATTCTTTCATTTTAACCCGTTTTCTTTCGCCCTAACCTTCTCTAGCGCAaaatttccttcccattctctcccatgCCCTCCGTCCAAACCCATTTTCTTTGTACAaactcccattttctctcattttatccGTTTTCTTCAATGCTAACTCGTTTTCCTTGTTCAGACTCCCGTTTTCTCTCGTCCTAACCTTCTGTAactccctatttccttcccattctctcccatgCCTTCCGTCCaaacccattttctttgtttaaactcccattttctctcattttaaccCGTTTTCTTTCGCCCTAACCTTCTCtaacttcccatttccttcccattctctccccttcctgacGTTCAAACCCGTTTTCTTTGTTAAaactcccattttctctcattttaaccCGTTTTCTTTGTACAAACTCCCATATTCTCTCATTTTAACCCGTTTTCTTTGTACAaactcccattttctctcattttaaccCGTTTTCTTTGTACAAACTCCCATATTCTCTCATTTTAACCCGTTTTCTTTGTACAAACTCCCATATTCTCTCATTTTAACCCGTTTTCTTTGTACAAACTCCCATATTCTCTCATTTTAACCCGTTTTCTTTGTACAaactcccattttctctcattaCAACCCGTTTTCTTTCGTCCTAACCTTCTCCAACTCACCAATTCATTCCCAGACTCACCCATACTCACCCAGACTCACCCAGACTCACCCAGACTCACCCAGACTCATCCATACTCACCCAGACTCACCCAGACTCACCCAGACTCACCCATACTCACCCA is a genomic window of Eriocheir sinensis breed Jianghai 21 chromosome 69, ASM2467909v1, whole genome shotgun sequence containing:
- the LOC126988591 gene encoding cyclic nucleotide-gated channel rod photoreceptor subunit alpha-like isoform X2, with the translated sequence MSGRRMWGLGGKRLSSDGGRVRYSSCRPASQDDLEDIAVVFHADPGQVKYGSGPITANGPRVIPGIIRTQRSVSGGRLNTGSPLYLEKASPAPVPSAPLKGKSLSRQSLIDVFSSRISIGSRKRFSRDSFSASYVNRTQVASELDVSKKTREARRKKIKNFKVDKWESSTSSSDRRQGCRWTFVFDPAGRLCYYWSLIVSLAFLYNLWVMVYRFAFQEITGESILVWFALDYFADLIYVVDILFHFRTGYLEDGVLQTDSRKLRQHYMNSTTFYVDCLCLLPLDILYLSIGFKSILRCFRLVKIYKYWHFLDRTERHTNSPNLFRSVSLIHYLLVIFHWNACLFHIIARNDGFTFRPHFLSTNGADGVVLEYLRVFYWCTLSLTTIGGSPLHDATPAAPPPLHHSPGTPPTVTSPQDSHNGTQDAPTAAAAAAALNSRTKTDYLYNIAQLMFGLLLFATVLGHIANIVTNVSAARKEFQAKLDGVKTYMRMRRVPAHLQAKVIKWFDYLWLTQKCSDEERAVSCLPDKLKAEMAIHVHLDTLKRVEIFQNTEAGFLCELVLHLRPVLFSPGDYICRKGEVGKEMYIVNRGRLQVVADNGKTMLATLKAGSYFGEISILNMGTAGNRRTASVRSVGYSDLFVLSKKDMWDVLKEYPAARVRLEAIAAKRLEKYKKAPLEKAAMGRSSSTPGLVESSGRVPLEEMWLPPIFKPPQHPPCTPAFTPSTSPRTQAHRSQTLESERLTMESGLSDASSRQSTDEDVNKPTPPLQPPLHHPLYHPQPPSQPPPTQPPLPPSSSSSSQPIGILQGSHSAGALPRDSSPQELLLGEIRRLRERLVSLEAENASMTLRLSQQQWQVEHRLHEIELQLCPNSSTASSGDDSERNRESII
- the LOC126988591 gene encoding cyclic nucleotide-gated channel rod photoreceptor subunit alpha-like isoform X1, yielding MSGRRMWGLGGKRLSSDGGRVRYSSCRPASQDDLEDIAVVFHADPGQVKYGSGPITANGPRVIPGIIRTQRSVSGGRLNTGSPLYLEKASPAPVPSAPLKGKSLSRQSLIDVFSSRISIGSRKRFSRDSFSASYVNRTQVASELDVSKKTREARRKKIKNFKVDKWESSTSSSDRRQGCRWTFVFDPAGRLCYYWSLIVSLAFLYNLWVMVYRFAFQEITGESILVWFALDYFADLIYVVDILFHFRTGYLEDGVLQTDSRKLRQHYMNSTTFYVDCLCLLPLDILYLSIGFKSILRCFRLVKIYKYWHFLDRTERHTNSPNLFRSVSLIHYLLVIFHWNACLFHIIARNDGFTFRPHFLSTNGADGVVLEYLRVFYWCTLSLTTIGGSPLHDATPAAPPPLHHSPGTPPTVTSPQDSHNGTQDAPTAAAAAAALNSRTKTDYLYNIAQLMFGLLLFATVLGHIANIVTNVSAARKEFQAKLDGVKTYMRMRRVPAHLQAKVIKWFDYLWLTQKCSDEERAVSCLPDKLKAEMAIHVHLDTLKRVEIFQNTEAGFLCELVLHLRPVLFSPGDYICRKGEVGKEMYIVNRGRLQVVADNGKTMLATLKAGSYFGEISILNMGTAGNRRTASVRSVGYSDLFVLSKKDMWDVLKEYPAARVRLEAIAAKRLEKYKKAPLEKAAMGRSSSTPGLVESSGRVPLEEMWLPPIFKPPQHPPCTPAFTPSTSPRTQAHRSQTLESERLTMESGLSDASSRQSTDEDVNKPTPPLQPPLHHPLYHPQPPSQPPPTQPPLPPSSSSSSQPIGTTTTSTTSIDTAWEREKEREREREGGGGGDRFPPPPPPPPPPPPTQPPSSPSPSLPSPPPPSPTKPPPPPPQPCSVFYRAPTAQELSRVTPLPKNFY